In the Neofelis nebulosa isolate mNeoNeb1 chromosome 11, mNeoNeb1.pri, whole genome shotgun sequence genome, one interval contains:
- the CMKLR1 gene encoding chemerin-like receptor 1 yields MGDKDYNTSFSYDEEYSDDFEPIVVLEESSPLEGKVTRIFLVAVYSIVCFLGILGNGLVIVIATFKMKRTVNTVWFLNLAVADFLFNVFLPIHIAYTAMDYHWVFGTAMCKISNFLLIHNMYTSVFLLTVISFDRCISVLLPVWSQNHRGVRLACMACVVIWVLAFFLSSPSLVFRDTAHVHGKTSCFNNFSLSAAGSAPWLARSGLDPAGLSRHVVVTVTRFLCGFLVPVLIITACYFTIVCKLRRNRLARTKKPFKIIVTIITTFFLCWCPYHTLYLLELRHATVPGSVFSLGLPLATAIAIANSCMNPILYVFVGQDFKKFKVALFSRLVNALSEDTGHSSYPSHRSFTKMSSINEKETSML; encoded by the coding sequence ATGGGGGACAAGGATTACAACACCTCCTTCTCCTACGACGAGGAGTACTCGGATGATTTTGAACCCATCGTGGTTTTGGAGGAGTCTTCTCCCCTGGAAGGCAAGGTGACCAGGATCTTCCTGGTGGCGGTCTACAGCATTGTCTGCTTCCTCGGGATCCTGGGCAACGGGCTGGTGATCGTCATCGCCACCTTCAAGATGAAGAGGACTGTGAACACCGTCTGGTTCCTCAACCTGGCCGTGGCGGACTTCCTGTTCAACGTCTTCCTCCCGATCCACATTGCCTACACCGCCATGGACTACCACTGGGTCTTCGGCACGGCCATGTGCAAGATCAGCAACTTCCTGCTCATCCACAACATGTACACCAGCGTCTTCCTGCTGACCGTCATCAGCTTCGACCGCTGCATCTCCGTGCTCCTTCCCGTCTGGTCCCAGAACCACCGCGGCGTGAGGCTGGCCTGCATGGCCTGCGTGGTTATCTGGGTCCTGGCTTTCTTCCTGAGCTCTCCGTCCCTCGTCTTCCGGGACACGGCCCACGTGCACGGGAAAACGTCCTGCTTTAACAACTTCAGCCTGTCCGCGGCCGGCTCTGCCCCGTGGCTCGCTCGCTCCGGGCTGGACCCCGCGGGCCTCAGCCGCCACGTGGTGGTGACGGTCACCCGCTTCCTCTGTGGCTTCCTGGTCCCCGTGCTCATCATCACGGCCTGCTACTTCACCATCGTCTGCAAGCTTCGACGCAACCGCCTGGCCAGGACCAAGAAACCCTTCAAGATCATCGTGACCATCATCACCACCTTCTTCCTCTGCTGGTGTCCCTACCACACCCTCTACTTGCTGGAGCTCCGCCACGCCACCGTGCCGGGCTCCGTCTTCAGCCTGGGTTTGCCCCTGGCCACCGCCATTGCCATTGCCAACAGCTGCATGAACCCCATCCTGTACGTCTTCGTGGGCCAGGACTTCAAGAAGTTCAAGGTGGCCCTCTTCTCCCGCCTGGTTAACGCGCTGAGCGAGGACACAGGCCACTCCTCCTACCCCAGCCACAGGAGCTTTACCAAGATGTCATCCATCAACGAGAAGGAGACCAGCATGCTTTGA